The Stenotrophomonas maltophilia genome includes a region encoding these proteins:
- a CDS encoding autotransporter family protein, producing the protein MYRAVPRAFRPRRLAVSVLQALAVPSLLLTTASVAWAGCNSPAPTAGQTVTCDTNAPNPQTTPVAANGAAGITVNVAAGAQLQQSGGGSAIALVGAGGHLLSNQGAISSVGGVTVQLGGGSRVDNTGSISTGNNTALQFVGAGDSVLVNRGAISGRTGVQFDAGNDRLEMQSGSITGGVLQGDGNDVLLLSDGTIDSVDQGGGDDQMTGTGGAVTGVVAQGSGRDDFIMSGGTIGALQQGDNIDTFRMSGGRIIGAFEDGDQAWMTAGRIGRVNMKLDKNLWDQSGGTVDGNVVTGFDTDTIIISGTAYIGGNISVSGGNDSVTITDGTVRGQVLLSTGSDTFNWSGGGIVYGAIDMGPDNDVANLSSLNQGNLGAVPLLDGGSGIDQLNFNNVKTTGVGRFQNWEAISLANSTELTFDGDLVLGDSGTGTGTLTVDDTSTVYAGSGSHAVRPFNSGGLVEMVNAGRIDLTGTGAGDVFTVRGNYRGDGGGLYLRTVLGADNSTSDRLVIDGGAVTGTTGIGVLNAGGSGAATLADGILVVQALNGGRTAPGAFSLFAPVAAGAYEYFLFKGGVSAGTSENWYLRSTLVAGPAPAPNGSGINGVPPPPTPPVAPPPPITPAPPPPPEGAPDPDLTAGETAPPPPPPEPAPVAPPSDPAVPDVPVAGGALPGTGAPPTPGARPAEGAVVPLYRVETAAYAVVPPLLRETSLASLGTFHERQGEQRLLYSQGAFRTAWGRLVGQSSEIHWKGDSQPGFDGDVMGLQAGLDVWAAASDNHRNQIGVFVGRTRAQGKTTGLALGWENVQVGQNRLDDKHVGLYWTFTDSSGGYIDAVAMQSRYDGRVRSSRGLGFGIKGDGTSVSVEAGKPLLHFGQSAWWLEPQVQVIWQRTSLDDRRDEVSSVRFDNDNAWTGRIGLRLAGDYQLADNGWQPYFKLNYWHGRSGEDRVGFDNDTIINSQRSRALEAGVGVVGRFNRTISAYAVADYTRELGGDRNEKRRIIEGNIGLRADW; encoded by the coding sequence ATGTACCGTGCCGTTCCGCGTGCGTTCCGTCCGCGCCGCCTTGCTGTTTCCGTGTTGCAGGCCCTCGCCGTTCCCTCCCTGCTTCTGACGACCGCCAGCGTTGCCTGGGCCGGCTGCAACAGCCCGGCACCGACCGCCGGCCAGACGGTCACCTGTGATACAAACGCGCCGAATCCGCAGACCACTCCCGTTGCCGCAAATGGTGCGGCCGGCATCACCGTCAATGTCGCCGCCGGTGCACAGCTGCAGCAGAGTGGTGGTGGATCGGCCATCGCGCTGGTCGGCGCCGGTGGTCACCTGCTGTCAAACCAGGGCGCGATCAGTTCGGTCGGCGGTGTAACCGTGCAGCTTGGGGGTGGCAGCCGCGTCGACAACACCGGCAGCATCAGCACCGGCAACAACACCGCCCTGCAGTTCGTCGGTGCGGGCGACAGCGTGCTGGTCAATCGAGGAGCGATCAGCGGGCGCACCGGCGTACAGTTCGATGCGGGCAATGATCGCCTCGAGATGCAGAGCGGCAGCATCACCGGCGGCGTCCTGCAGGGCGATGGCAATGATGTGCTGCTGCTCAGCGATGGCACGATCGACAGCGTCGACCAGGGCGGCGGCGATGACCAGATGACCGGCACCGGCGGCGCCGTCACCGGCGTGGTGGCGCAGGGCAGTGGCCGCGATGATTTCATCATGAGTGGCGGCACCATCGGCGCGCTGCAGCAGGGCGACAACATCGATACCTTCCGCATGAGCGGTGGCCGCATCATCGGCGCGTTCGAGGATGGCGACCAGGCCTGGATGACCGCTGGCCGCATCGGCCGCGTCAACATGAAGCTGGACAAGAACCTGTGGGACCAGTCTGGCGGTACGGTGGACGGCAACGTGGTCACCGGCTTCGACACCGATACCATCATCATCTCGGGCACGGCCTACATCGGCGGCAACATCAGTGTCAGTGGCGGCAACGACAGCGTGACCATCACCGACGGCACCGTGCGCGGGCAGGTGCTGCTCAGTACCGGCAGCGACACCTTCAACTGGAGTGGCGGTGGCATCGTCTACGGCGCGATCGACATGGGGCCGGACAACGATGTGGCCAACCTCAGCAGCCTCAACCAGGGCAACCTCGGTGCGGTGCCGCTGTTGGACGGCGGCAGTGGCATCGACCAGCTCAACTTCAACAACGTCAAGACCACGGGCGTGGGCCGCTTCCAGAACTGGGAGGCGATCAGCCTGGCCAACAGCACCGAGCTGACCTTTGATGGCGATCTGGTGCTGGGCGACAGCGGAACCGGCACCGGCACGCTCACGGTGGATGACACCAGCACCGTCTACGCGGGCAGTGGTAGCCATGCCGTCCGTCCGTTCAACAGTGGTGGACTGGTGGAGATGGTCAATGCCGGGCGCATCGACCTGACCGGTACTGGCGCCGGCGACGTGTTCACCGTGCGTGGCAACTACCGCGGTGACGGTGGTGGTCTGTACCTGCGCACCGTTCTGGGGGCGGATAATTCAACCAGCGACCGCCTGGTGATCGATGGTGGTGCCGTCACCGGCACGACCGGCATCGGCGTGCTCAATGCCGGCGGCAGCGGCGCTGCCACGTTGGCCGATGGCATCCTGGTGGTGCAGGCCTTGAATGGTGGCCGCACCGCGCCGGGCGCGTTTTCGCTGTTCGCACCGGTCGCGGCCGGCGCCTACGAGTACTTCCTGTTCAAGGGTGGTGTCAGTGCCGGTACCAGCGAGAACTGGTACCTGCGCTCGACCCTGGTGGCCGGCCCGGCACCGGCGCCAAACGGAAGCGGTATCAATGGCGTGCCGCCGCCGCCGACGCCACCCGTCGCACCACCGCCACCGATCACCCCGGCACCGCCGCCGCCGCCCGAAGGCGCCCCCGATCCAGACCTGACAGCCGGCGAGACCGCACCACCGCCGCCGCCACCGGAACCGGCGCCTGTGGCGCCGCCCAGTGATCCAGCGGTACCGGACGTGCCGGTGGCCGGCGGTGCGCTGCCCGGAACCGGTGCGCCGCCGACGCCGGGCGCACGCCCCGCCGAAGGCGCGGTGGTGCCGCTGTACCGCGTGGAGACTGCTGCCTATGCCGTGGTGCCGCCGCTGCTGCGCGAGACCTCGCTGGCCAGCCTGGGTACCTTCCACGAGCGGCAGGGCGAGCAGCGCCTGCTGTACAGCCAGGGTGCGTTCCGCACCGCCTGGGGCCGTCTGGTGGGGCAGAGCAGCGAGATCCACTGGAAGGGCGATTCGCAGCCCGGCTTCGATGGCGATGTGATGGGCCTGCAGGCCGGTCTGGATGTGTGGGCTGCTGCCTCTGACAACCACCGCAACCAGATCGGCGTGTTCGTCGGCCGCACCCGCGCGCAGGGCAAGACCACCGGCCTGGCACTGGGCTGGGAGAACGTGCAGGTAGGCCAGAACCGCCTGGACGACAAGCACGTGGGCCTGTACTGGACCTTCACCGACAGCAGTGGCGGCTACATCGACGCCGTGGCGATGCAGAGCCGCTACGACGGCCGCGTACGTTCCTCGCGCGGGCTCGGCTTCGGGATCAAGGGTGATGGCACCAGCGTGTCGGTGGAGGCGGGCAAACCGCTGCTGCACTTCGGGCAGTCGGCGTGGTGGCTGGAACCGCAGGTGCAGGTGATCTGGCAACGCACCTCGCTGGACGACCGCCGCGATGAGGTGTCGAGCGTACGCTTCGACAACGACAACGCCTGGACCGGCCGCATCGGCCTGCGCCTTGCCGGCGACTATCAGCTGGCCGACAACGGCTGGCAGCCGTACTTCAAGCTCAACTACTGGCATGGCCGTTCCGGCGAAGACCGCGTCGGCTTCGACAACGACACGATCATCAATTCGCAGCGCTCGCGTGCACTGGAGGCCGGCGTCGGTGTGGTCGGGCGCTTCAACCGCACCATCAGTGCGTACGCGGTGGCCGACTACACCCGCGAACTGGGTGGCGATCGCAACGAGAAGCGCCGCATCATCGAAGGCAACATCGGCCTGCGCGCGGACTGGTAG
- a CDS encoding SIS domain-containing protein: MSLSDPTSTLMFAEAAEAADVVARQFSRNHATMETLAASLRAAPPPFVVTCARGSSDHAATYGKYLLETQLGLVVASASPSVGSVYAAPLQLRGALFIVISQSGKSPDLLRNAEAAKAAGARVIALVNVEDSPLAQLADTVIPLHAGAEKSVAATKSYLASLAALLQLAAYWKQDSSLRAALDLLPDALREAWQCDWSAVTEGLVEATNLFVLGRGLGLGAAQEAALKFKETCSLHAEAYSSAEVKHGPMALVDRGFPVLAFAQPDETGAGTRAVVEEFTARGAQVWMAGAGGNLPVAAAPHPLCAPLLTVQSFYRAINALALRRGFNPDLPPHLNKVTETV; encoded by the coding sequence ATGTCGCTGTCAGACCCCACGTCCACCCTGATGTTCGCCGAGGCCGCTGAAGCGGCCGACGTGGTCGCGCGCCAGTTCTCGCGCAACCACGCCACCATGGAAACCCTGGCCGCCAGCCTGCGTGCTGCACCGCCGCCGTTCGTGGTCACCTGTGCACGCGGCAGCTCCGACCACGCCGCCACCTATGGCAAGTATCTGCTGGAAACCCAGCTGGGCCTGGTGGTCGCGTCGGCCTCGCCATCGGTGGGGTCGGTCTACGCCGCACCATTGCAGCTGCGCGGCGCACTGTTCATCGTCATCTCGCAGTCGGGCAAGAGCCCGGACCTGCTGCGCAACGCCGAGGCCGCCAAGGCGGCCGGTGCGCGCGTGATCGCGCTGGTCAACGTCGAGGATTCACCGCTGGCGCAGCTGGCCGACACGGTCATTCCGCTGCACGCGGGTGCCGAAAAGAGCGTGGCGGCGACCAAGAGTTACCTGGCGTCGCTGGCCGCGCTGCTGCAGCTGGCCGCGTACTGGAAGCAGGACAGCAGCCTGCGCGCGGCGCTGGACCTGCTGCCCGACGCGCTGCGTGAGGCGTGGCAGTGCGACTGGAGCGCGGTGACCGAAGGCCTGGTCGAGGCCACCAACCTGTTCGTGCTCGGCCGTGGCCTGGGCCTGGGGGCGGCGCAGGAAGCGGCGCTGAAGTTCAAGGAAACCTGCAGCCTGCATGCCGAAGCCTACAGCTCGGCTGAAGTGAAGCACGGCCCGATGGCGCTGGTCGACCGCGGCTTCCCGGTGCTGGCCTTTGCCCAGCCGGATGAAACCGGCGCCGGCACCCGTGCCGTCGTCGAGGAATTCACCGCGCGTGGCGCACAGGTATGGATGGCCGGTGCTGGCGGCAACCTGCCGGTGGCTGCTGCGCCGCACCCGCTGTGCGCACCGCTGCTGACCGTGCAGAGCTTCTACCGCGCGATCAATGCGCTGGCGCTGCGTCGTGGCTTCAACCCGGACCTGCCGCCGCATCTGAACAAGGTCACGGAGACGGTGTGA
- the nagA gene encoding N-acetylglucosamine-6-phosphate deacetylase codes for MATVLRNARILAGDEFRDDLAVVIEDGRISALLPDAAPQLGHAAEQVDLGGGWLLPGFIDVQVNGGGGALFNNTPDVASLRTIAQAHRRFGTTAMLPTLISDDVAVMREAIAAMREAIAQGVPGVIGIHLEGPYIAPARKGTHDPSKFRVPDEEEIALAASLDNGVTLLTLAPERVPLETIRALVERGVIVAAGHTAGTYEEIRAGLDAGVRGFTHLYNAMSPLQGREPGAVGAALEDRDSWIGIIVDGVHVHPASLRVALAAKPRGRLLLVTDAMPPVGADDPSYVLYGETITAIDGVVRNAAGSLAGSALDMATAVRNTVQLLGQPLAEAARMASTYPAQFLNVDDRLGHIAEGYQADLVLLDDALQVRGTWIAGQYEAA; via the coding sequence ATGGCGACGGTCCTGCGCAATGCTCGCATTCTCGCCGGCGATGAATTCCGCGACGATCTGGCGGTGGTGATCGAGGACGGTCGCATCAGCGCGCTGCTGCCCGATGCGGCACCGCAGCTGGGCCACGCTGCAGAGCAGGTGGACCTGGGCGGCGGTTGGCTGCTGCCCGGCTTCATCGACGTGCAGGTCAATGGTGGCGGTGGCGCGCTGTTCAACAACACGCCCGATGTCGCCTCGCTGCGCACCATCGCGCAGGCGCACCGCCGCTTCGGCACCACCGCGATGCTGCCAACGCTGATCAGCGACGACGTGGCTGTGATGCGCGAAGCAATCGCTGCGATGCGCGAAGCGATCGCGCAGGGTGTGCCCGGCGTGATCGGCATCCACCTGGAAGGCCCGTACATCGCGCCGGCGCGCAAGGGCACCCACGATCCCAGCAAGTTCCGCGTGCCGGACGAAGAAGAAATCGCGCTGGCCGCCTCGCTGGACAACGGCGTGACCCTGCTGACACTGGCACCGGAACGCGTGCCGCTGGAAACCATCCGCGCGCTGGTCGAACGTGGCGTGATCGTTGCTGCTGGCCACACTGCTGGCACGTACGAAGAAATTCGTGCCGGCCTGGATGCTGGCGTGCGTGGCTTCACCCACCTGTACAACGCGATGTCGCCGTTGCAGGGGCGTGAGCCCGGTGCGGTGGGCGCTGCGCTCGAGGACCGCGACAGCTGGATCGGCATCATTGTCGATGGCGTGCATGTGCACCCGGCCAGCCTGCGCGTGGCGCTGGCAGCCAAGCCGCGCGGTCGCCTGCTGCTGGTGACCGATGCGATGCCGCCGGTTGGCGCCGACGATCCCAGTTACGTGCTGTATGGCGAAACCATCACCGCCATCGACGGCGTGGTGCGCAATGCTGCCGGTTCGCTGGCCGGCTCGGCGCTGGACATGGCCACTGCGGTGCGCAACACCGTGCAGCTGCTCGGCCAGCCGCTGGCCGAAGCCGCACGCATGGCCTCGACTTACCCGGCGCAGTTCCTCAACGTCGACGACCGCCTGGGCCATATCGCCGAGGGTTACCAGGCCGACCTGGTGCTGCTGGATGATGCCCTGCAGGTGCGGGGCACCTGGATTGCCGGGCAGTACGAGGCCGCCTGA
- a CDS encoding acyltransferase family protein, protein MNSSPPRRLGSIDALRGITVAAMLLVNNPGDWSAVFAPLRHSDWHGCTPTDLVFPFFLFLVGVSMAFSVAPRAQDAAARPALARGVLERALRILVAGALLHLLIWWALDTHHFRIWGVLQRIAVCAALVGVLAVYARPRVQVGALIALLVGYTLLLLGIGDLAPWTNPASRLDTALFAPWIYQWHADTGLGHDPEGLLSTLGALASTVLGLLAGGLLRNGRSAALAGLGVATAVLGLLLAVVLPLNKQLWTPSYVLWTGGLAALALWLGHVLIDQKGWPALGRRFGVNAITAYLGASVMSVVLMATGIWGWIWQQLATAMPQALELASMLQALVFVALWWGVAWWLDKRKIYLKI, encoded by the coding sequence ATGAACAGTTCGCCGCCACGCCGGCTGGGCTCGATCGATGCCCTGCGCGGCATCACCGTGGCGGCGATGCTGCTGGTCAATAACCCGGGTGACTGGAGTGCGGTGTTTGCACCGCTGCGTCATTCGGACTGGCATGGCTGCACGCCGACCGATCTGGTGTTCCCGTTCTTCCTGTTCCTGGTCGGTGTGTCGATGGCCTTCAGCGTGGCGCCGCGCGCGCAGGATGCGGCGGCGCGACCCGCGTTGGCGCGCGGCGTGCTGGAGCGAGCGCTGCGCATCCTGGTGGCCGGTGCGCTGCTGCATCTGCTGATCTGGTGGGCACTGGATACGCATCACTTCCGCATCTGGGGCGTGCTGCAACGCATCGCGGTGTGTGCGGCGTTGGTGGGCGTACTGGCGGTCTACGCGCGACCACGCGTGCAGGTGGGCGCTTTGATCGCGCTGTTGGTGGGGTACACCCTGTTGCTGCTGGGCATCGGCGACCTGGCGCCGTGGACCAACCCGGCCAGCCGCCTGGATACCGCGCTGTTCGCACCGTGGATCTACCAGTGGCATGCCGATACCGGACTGGGCCATGACCCGGAAGGATTGCTGAGCACGCTGGGGGCGCTGGCCAGTACCGTGCTCGGCCTGCTTGCCGGTGGCCTGCTGCGCAACGGGCGTTCGGCGGCATTGGCAGGGCTGGGCGTGGCGACCGCTGTGCTGGGCCTGCTGCTGGCCGTGGTTCTGCCGTTGAACAAGCAGCTGTGGACGCCCAGCTACGTGCTGTGGACCGGCGGCCTGGCCGCGCTGGCGCTGTGGCTGGGCCACGTGCTGATCGACCAGAAGGGTTGGCCGGCACTCGGCCGGCGCTTCGGGGTCAATGCGATCACCGCGTACCTGGGGGCATCGGTGATGTCGGTGGTGCTGATGGCCACCGGGATCTGGGGGTGGATCTGGCAGCAGCTGGCCACCGCGATGCCGCAGGCGCTGGAGCTGGCGTCGATGCTGCAGGCGCTGGTGTTCGTCGCACTGTGGTGGGGCGTGGCGTGGTGGCTGGATAAGCGGAAGATCTACCTGAAGATCTGA
- a CDS encoding sugar MFS transporter — translation MSAVSAASVRPNVATSIAIVGVLFFLIGFFTWLNGPLITFVKLAFELSEVGAFLVLMVFYLSYFFLALPSSWILRRTGMKKGLSLSLLVMAGGAALFGEFATQRWYPGALGGLFVIGSGLALLQTAINPYISILGPIETAARRIALMGICNKIAGMLAPVLIGTVVLHGIGDLDAQVQAADAVTKAALLNEFAAKIHVPYLAMAGLLVLLAVAVLFSPLPEIKSSEANATPVAAGAAERRSIFQFPHLWLGVLCLFVYVGVEVMAGDAIGTYGHGFDLPLDQTKMFTSLTLGAMLVGYVVGLLLIPKVVSQSRYLTISAVLGVVFCLGAWATHGYVSVAFVALLGFANAMMWPAIFPLAIRGLGRFTETGSALLVMGIAGGAIIPQLFAVLKQHIDFQLVFVLLMVPCYLYILFYSVVGHRAGLPQER, via the coding sequence ATGTCCGCCGTCTCCGCTGCAAGCGTGCGCCCGAACGTGGCCACCTCCATCGCCATCGTCGGCGTGCTGTTCTTCCTGATCGGCTTCTTCACCTGGCTCAACGGCCCGCTGATCACCTTCGTCAAGCTCGCCTTCGAACTCAGCGAGGTCGGCGCCTTCCTGGTGCTGATGGTGTTCTACCTGTCCTACTTCTTCCTGGCCCTGCCGTCATCGTGGATTCTGCGCCGCACCGGCATGAAGAAGGGCCTGAGCCTGAGCCTGCTGGTGATGGCCGGGGGCGCCGCGCTGTTCGGCGAATTCGCCACCCAGCGCTGGTATCCGGGCGCGCTCGGCGGCCTGTTCGTGATCGGCAGCGGCCTGGCCCTGCTGCAGACCGCGATCAACCCCTACATCTCCATCCTTGGGCCCATCGAGACGGCGGCACGCCGCATCGCGTTGATGGGCATCTGCAACAAGATCGCCGGCATGCTCGCGCCGGTGCTGATCGGTACCGTGGTGCTGCATGGCATCGGCGACCTTGATGCGCAGGTGCAGGCGGCTGATGCGGTCACCAAGGCCGCGCTGCTCAACGAATTCGCCGCCAAGATCCATGTGCCGTACCTGGCCATGGCCGGCCTGCTGGTGCTGCTGGCGGTGGCCGTGCTGTTCTCGCCGCTGCCGGAAATCAAGTCGTCCGAAGCCAATGCCACGCCGGTTGCGGCCGGTGCCGCCGAGCGTCGCAGCATCTTCCAGTTCCCGCATCTGTGGCTGGGCGTGCTGTGCCTGTTCGTCTACGTGGGCGTGGAGGTGATGGCCGGCGATGCCATCGGTACCTACGGCCACGGCTTCGACCTGCCGCTGGACCAGACCAAGATGTTCACCTCGCTTACCCTGGGCGCAATGCTGGTCGGTTACGTGGTCGGCCTGCTGCTGATCCCCAAGGTTGTCTCGCAGTCGCGCTACCTGACCATTTCGGCGGTGCTGGGCGTGGTGTTCTGTCTTGGCGCCTGGGCCACCCACGGCTACGTGTCGGTGGCTTTCGTGGCCCTGCTGGGTTTTGCCAACGCCATGATGTGGCCGGCGATCTTCCCGCTGGCGATCCGTGGCCTGGGCCGCTTCACCGAGACCGGTTCGGCGCTGCTGGTGATGGGTATTGCCGGTGGCGCGATCATTCCGCAGCTGTTCGCCGTGCTCAAGCAGCACATCGACTTCCAGCTGGTGTTCGTGCTGCTGATGGTGCCCTGCTACCTGTACATCCTGTTCTATTCGGTGGTCGGCCACCGCGCCGGCCTGCCGCAGGAGCGCTGA
- a CDS encoding LacI family DNA-binding transcriptional regulator — MRRATIKDVAEKAKVSLKTVSRVINNEPSVMQATRARVLRAIAELDYEPDPSARNLRSGTTFVIGLVYDNPNPYHIIGVQNGVLAACRETGFGLQIHPCDSSSPLLADELADWVQRSRLAGLVLTAPMSERRDLIQALTARGIKLVRIIAATEDPADGACVFVDDREAAYEITEHLIQLGHQRIGFLWGGISHRSSGERYAGYEAALKDYGMTVDKHLVVQGDYTFDDGFRGARRLLALREPPTAIFGSNDEIAAGVLAAAKSAGMNVPYDLSIAGFEDSPFSRQSWPPLTTAKQATEDIARHAARLLIAQLRSDAYDDAPAPLHNQGFVPQLVVRGSTAPMRPAGARPLPSDPA, encoded by the coding sequence ATGCGCAGAGCGACCATCAAGGACGTTGCGGAGAAGGCCAAGGTCTCGCTGAAGACGGTCTCGCGGGTGATCAACAACGAGCCCTCGGTGATGCAGGCCACCCGTGCGCGGGTGCTGCGTGCCATCGCCGAACTCGACTACGAGCCCGATCCGTCCGCGCGCAACCTGCGCAGCGGCACCACCTTCGTGATCGGGCTGGTCTACGACAACCCGAACCCGTACCACATCATCGGCGTGCAGAACGGCGTGCTGGCCGCATGCCGCGAGACCGGTTTCGGCCTGCAGATCCATCCCTGCGACTCCAGCTCGCCGCTGTTGGCCGATGAACTGGCCGACTGGGTGCAGCGTTCGCGGCTGGCCGGGCTGGTGCTGACCGCACCGATGTCCGAGCGCCGCGACCTGATCCAGGCGTTGACCGCACGCGGCATCAAGCTGGTGCGCATCATCGCCGCCACCGAAGACCCGGCCGACGGCGCCTGCGTGTTCGTCGACGACCGTGAGGCGGCCTATGAGATCACCGAGCACCTGATCCAGCTGGGTCACCAGCGCATCGGCTTCCTCTGGGGCGGCATCTCGCACCGTTCCTCCGGCGAGCGCTACGCCGGTTACGAAGCCGCGCTGAAGGACTACGGCATGACCGTGGACAAGCACCTGGTGGTGCAGGGCGACTACACCTTCGATGACGGTTTCCGCGGTGCGCGCCGCCTGCTGGCGCTGCGCGAACCGCCCACCGCCATCTTCGGTTCCAACGATGAAATCGCCGCCGGTGTGCTGGCCGCTGCCAAGTCGGCCGGCATGAACGTGCCGTACGACCTGTCCATCGCCGGTTTCGAGGACAGCCCGTTCTCGCGCCAGTCGTGGCCGCCGCTGACCACCGCCAAGCAGGCCACCGAGGACATCGCCCGCCACGCCGCGCGCCTGCTGATCGCGCAGCTGCGCAGCGACGCCTACGACGATGCGCCGGCACCGCTGCACAACCAGGGCTTCGTGCCGCAGCTGGTGGTGCGTGGTTCGACCGCGCCGATGCGCCCCGCCGGCGCACGCCCCCTTCCTTCCGATCCTGCCTGA